The Hemibagrus wyckioides isolate EC202008001 linkage group LG10, SWU_Hwy_1.0, whole genome shotgun sequence genome includes a window with the following:
- the arhgap45b gene encoding rho GTPase-activating protein 45 isoform X3 yields the protein MFTKKRRELIKTHSVSKKSRTGNSSSHGSPALSILQEQPRKDGSDASSSSSSASFSAAASLCSTAVEGQSCPGTPCAPHGKLVGCPSPAGTLKRPTALSRNASAAGFPIQSWVFSKGQGRAAIAHSPQSEAVEMPAVIEVEDIPPLLRAVARFAEAVEKLKDVVLEDKQENRRPLAHECLGEVLRILRQIINMYPLLNTVETLTAAGKLISQVKGFHYEVCNETDKKDFEKAIETIAVAFSNNVSELLMGEVDSSTLLSVLPTEKSKSMENLYRISGMETSHDSTELVMRAEEVDILLQRSEGGVDSALTYAKSISKYIKDLIGYVEKRISFEVEFSKGLQRLYQACKQTITQPHMPFFSIYSLALEQDLEQSSGIHQAANTLYNQTFIQPLMQRKQEHEKKRKELKEQWLKAKRKLLESEANLRRAKQVYIARCEEYEKAKMAASRAEEEGSSSTAKAVDKKKRLEEEARNKAEEAEATYRVCVADATQQQQELEHTKVTVLRQIQEVIKQSDQTLRSATISYYQIMHMQTVGLPVHYQTLCESSKLYDPGQQYATHVKELQMSEEPEVHYTFEPYCASSSQPAARVRSDSANTEAHTSSSEGTVTAGETADPAHKEEQRKARGHMTHKLWGSTVSDTDSVVGGNDLGSPTNSAGDISKIARTSSTGTISSNEDTDEKDGAMANFEPSNINGIEPEIVVPTGPFKSVGLSKAAQTHRLRKLRSPAKCRQCDSYVYFQGAECEECFLACHKRCLETLAIQCGHKKLQGRLQLFGQEFSQVSNSSSDGIPFIIKKCTCEIERRALRMKGIYRVNGVKTRVEKLCQAFENGKELVELSQSSPHDISNVLKLYLRQLPEPIMPFRLYNSLMGLAKESLALVGPEGAEAGKGPDLVDLGPETDPELLKLVHKLKELLTELPKASMTTLRYIARHLRRIAELEEDNKMSPSNLGIVFGPSLMRPRPSGATVSLSSLVDYPYQARIVETLIVFYSTVFPSESNRTSSVCTVHLPSLQQDSSIDGEDSGTNDDEADRTEEHGGTEADKTNEELEGSIGTLGSMEPSLDSDSELEEEGGGTEEQPLSPVSNEDPEVTPPTAEVQNHSGSDSEPPALPESEPPELESPDELPTSSFAQLNINQPDNN from the exons ATGTTCACCAAAAAGAGAAGAGAGCTGATAAAAACGCACTCCGTGTCAAAGAAGAGCAGGACCGGAAACTCGTCTTCTCACGGTTCGCCAGCA CTGTCTATTCTCCAGGAGCAGCCTCGGAAAGATGGCTCGGATGCTagttcttcctcttcatctgcGTCCTTCTCCGCCGCTGCAAGTCTTTGTTCAACCGCTGTGGAAGGCCAGAGCTGCCCGGGTACTCCGTGTGCCCCACATGGAAAACTGGTGGGTTGTCCGTCACCGGCAGGCACACTGAAGAGGCCTACAGCTCTGAGTCGCAATGCCAGCGCTGCGGGCTTCCCGATCCAGTCCTGGGTGTTCAGTAAGGGCCAAGGCCGGGCTGCTATCGCCCATAGCCCTCAGAGCGAGGCAGTGGAAATGCCGGCAGTTATCGAGGTCGAGGACATTCCCCCACTGCTGCGTGCTGTAGCTCGTTTTGCTGAGGCGGTGGAGAAACTCAAAGATGTAGTTCTGGAAG ACAAACAGGAGAACCGCCGTCCATTGGCCCACGAGTGTCTGGGCGAGGTGCTGCGGATCCTGCGTCAAATCATCAACATGTACCCGCTCCTCAACACGGTGGAGACTCTCACCGCTGCCGGGAAGCTCATCTcccaggtcaaag GCTTTCATTATGAAGTCTGCaatgaaacagataaaaagGACTTTGAGAAAGCCATCGAGACCATTGCAGTAGCTTTCAGCAACAA TGTCTCGGAGCTGTTAATGGGAGAGGTTGACAGCAGCACTCTTTTATCAGTACTGCCCACGGAGAAGAGcaag TCTATGGAGAACTTGTACAGAATCTCTGGTATGGAGACTTCACACGACTCTACTGAATTAG tgatGAGAGCTGAGGAGGTCGACATCCTTCTGCAGCGTAGTGAAGGTGGAGTTGACTCTGCACTGACCTATGCTAAGTCCATCTCCAAGTACATAAAGGACCTGATTGGCTATGTGGAGAAACGCATCTCTTTTG AGGTGGAGTTTTCCAAAGGCCTCCAAAGGCTTTATCAGGcatgcaaacaaacaatcacacaG CCACACATGCCTTTCTTCTCAATATATTCCCTGGCATTGGAGCAGGACCTGGAGCAGAGTTCAGGAATACATCAGGCTGCAAACACCCTGTACAACCAGACCTTCATACAG CCTTTGATGCAGCGAAAGCAGGAGCATGAGAAGAAACGAAAAGAGCTGAAAGAACAGTGGCTCAAAGCAAAGAGAAAGCTG TTGGAGTCCGAGGCTAACTTGCGGCGGGCTAAGCAGGTCTACATCGCCCGCTGTGAGGAATATGAGAAGGCCAAGATGGCAGCTAGCAGAGCAGAGGAGGAGGGCAGCAGCTCCACTGCCAAAGCAGTGGATAAGAAAAAGCGACTAGAGGAGGAGGCTCGTAATAAG GCTGAAGAAGCGGAGGCCACATACCGCGTGTGTGTTGCTGACgccacacagcagcagcaggagctgGAGCACACAAAGGTTACAGTGTTGAGACAGATCCAGGAGGTCATCAAGCAGAGTGACCAGACCCTCCGCTCT GCCACTATTTCCTACTATCAGATCATGCACATGCAGACAGTGGGGCTGCCTGTGCACTACCAGAcgctgtgtgagagcagtaaGCTGTACGATCCAGGACAGCAGTACGCCACCCATGTCAAAGAGCTGCAAATGAGCGAGGAACCGGAGGTCCATTACACCTTCGAGCCCTACTgtgcctccagcagcca GCCGGCAGCCAGAGTGCGCAGTGACAGCGCcaacacagaggcacacacgAGCAGCTCTGAAGGGACCGTCACAGCCGGAGAGACGGCCGATCCTGCTCATAAAGAGGAGCAGAGGAAAG CACGTGGTCACATGACTCACAAATTGTGGGGCTCCACAGTGAGTGACACAGACAGCGTTGTCGGAGGAAATGACCTTGGGTCCCCTACTAACAGTGCAG GTGACATCAGTAAAATCGCCAGAACATCGTCCACAGGAACCATTTCATCAAACGAGGACACTGATGAAAAAGATGGGGCCATGGCCAACTTTGAACCTTCTA ATATTAATGGCATCGAGCCTGAAATCGTGGTGCCGACTGGGCCGTTTAAAAGCGTGGGCCTATCCAAAGCTGCACAAACCCACCGCCTGCGTAAACTTCGCTCTCCAGCAAAATGCCGGCAATGTGACAGTTATGTGTACTTCCAGGGAGCAGAATGTGAGGAG TGTTTCCTGGCTTGCCATAAACGCTGTTTGGAGACTCTGGCAATCCAGTGTGGACATAAGAAACTGCAGGGCCGCCTCCAGCTCTTTGGACAGGAGTTTTCTCAGGTGtccaacagcagctctgacggAATTCCTTTCATCATCAAAAAGTGCACATGTGAGATTGAAAGGAGAGCGCTTAGGATGAAG GGAATTTACCGTGTGAACGGGGTGAAAACCAGGGTGGAGAAATTGTGCCAGGCTTTTGAAAATGGCAAGGAGCTTGTGGAGCTGTCTCAATCCTCTCCACATGACATCAGCAACGTGCTCAAGCTCTACTTGAGACAg CTTCCAGAGCCCATCATGCCTTTCCGCCTGTATAACAGTCTAATGGGCCTGGCAAAGGAAAGCCTGGCCTTGGTGGGACCTGAGGGGGCAGAGGCTGGGAAAGGACCTGATCTAGTTGATCTGGGCCCAGAGACAGACCCTGAACTTCTGAAACTGGTACACAAACTAAAGGAGCTCCTCACTGAGCTGCCCAAAGCGAGCATGACCACACTGCGCTACATAGCACGCCATCTCCGCAG GATTGCTGAGCTGGAAGAGGACAATAAGATGAGCCCCAGTAATCTGGGCATTGTGTTTGGGCCATCACTGATGCGGCCCCGGCCTTCAGGGGCCACAGTGTCCCTATCTTCTCTGGTGGATTACCCTTATCAGGCCCGCATTGTGGAAACACTCATTGTGTTTTACTCCACTGTCTTCCCTTCCGAGTCAAATCGCACAAGCAGTGTCTGTACAGTCCATTTACCATCACTGCAGCAG GACAGCAGTATCGACGGGGAGGACTCGGGTACAAATGATGATGAAGCAGATCGCACTGAAGAACACGGAGGAACCGAGGCAGACAAGACAAATGAGGAACTAG AGGGCTCCATAGGCACACTGGGATCCATGGAGCCGAGTCTTGATTCTGACTCAGAGCTGGAGGAGGAAGGAGGTGGGACTGAAGAACAGCCACTCTCCCCTGTCAGTAATGAGGATCCTGAAGTAACCCCTCCCACAGCAGAGGTCCAGAATCACTCAGGTTCAGACAGCGAACCTCCTGCATTGCCTGAGAGTGAGCCTCCTGAACTCGAGAGTCCAGACGAACTACCAACGAGCTCATTCGCACAGCTCAACATCAACCAGCCTGACAATAATTAG
- the arhgap45b gene encoding rho GTPase-activating protein 45 isoform X2 yields the protein MLKRGTGSKASYSPYSTVQRVKKVDSKTKLDLLPNKANVWLKQEQPRKDGSDASSSSSSASFSAAASLCSTAVEGQSCPGTPCAPHGKLVGCPSPAGTLKRPTALSRNASAAGFPIQSWVFSKGQGRAAIAHSPQSEAVEMPAVIEVEDIPPLLRAVARFAEAVEKLKDVVLEDKQENRRPLAHECLGEVLRILRQIINMYPLLNTVETLTAAGKLISQVKGFHYEVCNETDKKDFEKAIETIAVAFSNNVSELLMGEVDSSTLLSVLPTEKSKSMENLYRISGMETSHDSTELVMRAEEVDILLQRSEGGVDSALTYAKSISKYIKDLIGYVEKRISFEVEFSKGLQRLYQACKQTITQPHMPFFSIYSLALEQDLEQSSGIHQAANTLYNQTFIQPLMQRKQEHEKKRKELKEQWLKAKRKLLESEANLRRAKQVYIARCEEYEKAKMAASRAEEEGSSSTAKAVDKKKRLEEEARNKAEEAEATYRVCVADATQQQQELEHTKVTVLRQIQEVIKQSDQTLRSATISYYQIMHMQTVGLPVHYQTLCESSKLYDPGQQYATHVKELQMSEEPEVHYTFEPYCASSSQPAARVRSDSANTEAHTSSSEGTVTAGETADPAHKEEQRKARGHMTHKLWGSTVSDTDSVVGGNDLGSPTNSAGDISKIARTSSTGTISSNEDTDEKDGAMANFEPSNINGIEPEIVVPTGPFKSVGLSKAAQTHRLRKLRSPAKCRQCDSYVYFQGAECEECFLACHKRCLETLAIQCGHKKLQGRLQLFGQEFSQVSNSSSDGIPFIIKKCTCEIERRALRMKGIYRVNGVKTRVEKLCQAFENGKELVELSQSSPHDISNVLKLYLRQLPEPIMPFRLYNSLMGLAKESLALVGPEGAEAGKGPDLVDLGPETDPELLKLVHKLKELLTELPKASMTTLRYIARHLRRIAELEEDNKMSPSNLGIVFGPSLMRPRPSGATVSLSSLVDYPYQARIVETLIVFYSTVFPSESNRTSSVCTVHLPSLQQDSSIDGEDSGTNDDEADRTEEHGGTEADKTNEELEGSIGTLGSMEPSLDSDSELEEEGGGTEEQPLSPVSNEDPEVTPPTAEVQNHSGSDSEPPALPESEPPELESPDELPTSSFAQLNINQPDNN from the exons ATGTTAAAACGGGGAACAGGATCTAAAGCCAGCTACAGTCCGTATTCCACGGTGCAGAGAGTCAAGAAAGTAGACAGCAAAACTAAACTGGATCTGTTGCCCAATAAAGCCAATGTGTGGTTAAAACAG GAGCAGCCTCGGAAAGATGGCTCGGATGCTagttcttcctcttcatctgcGTCCTTCTCCGCCGCTGCAAGTCTTTGTTCAACCGCTGTGGAAGGCCAGAGCTGCCCGGGTACTCCGTGTGCCCCACATGGAAAACTGGTGGGTTGTCCGTCACCGGCAGGCACACTGAAGAGGCCTACAGCTCTGAGTCGCAATGCCAGCGCTGCGGGCTTCCCGATCCAGTCCTGGGTGTTCAGTAAGGGCCAAGGCCGGGCTGCTATCGCCCATAGCCCTCAGAGCGAGGCAGTGGAAATGCCGGCAGTTATCGAGGTCGAGGACATTCCCCCACTGCTGCGTGCTGTAGCTCGTTTTGCTGAGGCGGTGGAGAAACTCAAAGATGTAGTTCTGGAAG ACAAACAGGAGAACCGCCGTCCATTGGCCCACGAGTGTCTGGGCGAGGTGCTGCGGATCCTGCGTCAAATCATCAACATGTACCCGCTCCTCAACACGGTGGAGACTCTCACCGCTGCCGGGAAGCTCATCTcccaggtcaaag GCTTTCATTATGAAGTCTGCaatgaaacagataaaaagGACTTTGAGAAAGCCATCGAGACCATTGCAGTAGCTTTCAGCAACAA TGTCTCGGAGCTGTTAATGGGAGAGGTTGACAGCAGCACTCTTTTATCAGTACTGCCCACGGAGAAGAGcaag TCTATGGAGAACTTGTACAGAATCTCTGGTATGGAGACTTCACACGACTCTACTGAATTAG tgatGAGAGCTGAGGAGGTCGACATCCTTCTGCAGCGTAGTGAAGGTGGAGTTGACTCTGCACTGACCTATGCTAAGTCCATCTCCAAGTACATAAAGGACCTGATTGGCTATGTGGAGAAACGCATCTCTTTTG AGGTGGAGTTTTCCAAAGGCCTCCAAAGGCTTTATCAGGcatgcaaacaaacaatcacacaG CCACACATGCCTTTCTTCTCAATATATTCCCTGGCATTGGAGCAGGACCTGGAGCAGAGTTCAGGAATACATCAGGCTGCAAACACCCTGTACAACCAGACCTTCATACAG CCTTTGATGCAGCGAAAGCAGGAGCATGAGAAGAAACGAAAAGAGCTGAAAGAACAGTGGCTCAAAGCAAAGAGAAAGCTG TTGGAGTCCGAGGCTAACTTGCGGCGGGCTAAGCAGGTCTACATCGCCCGCTGTGAGGAATATGAGAAGGCCAAGATGGCAGCTAGCAGAGCAGAGGAGGAGGGCAGCAGCTCCACTGCCAAAGCAGTGGATAAGAAAAAGCGACTAGAGGAGGAGGCTCGTAATAAG GCTGAAGAAGCGGAGGCCACATACCGCGTGTGTGTTGCTGACgccacacagcagcagcaggagctgGAGCACACAAAGGTTACAGTGTTGAGACAGATCCAGGAGGTCATCAAGCAGAGTGACCAGACCCTCCGCTCT GCCACTATTTCCTACTATCAGATCATGCACATGCAGACAGTGGGGCTGCCTGTGCACTACCAGAcgctgtgtgagagcagtaaGCTGTACGATCCAGGACAGCAGTACGCCACCCATGTCAAAGAGCTGCAAATGAGCGAGGAACCGGAGGTCCATTACACCTTCGAGCCCTACTgtgcctccagcagcca GCCGGCAGCCAGAGTGCGCAGTGACAGCGCcaacacagaggcacacacgAGCAGCTCTGAAGGGACCGTCACAGCCGGAGAGACGGCCGATCCTGCTCATAAAGAGGAGCAGAGGAAAG CACGTGGTCACATGACTCACAAATTGTGGGGCTCCACAGTGAGTGACACAGACAGCGTTGTCGGAGGAAATGACCTTGGGTCCCCTACTAACAGTGCAG GTGACATCAGTAAAATCGCCAGAACATCGTCCACAGGAACCATTTCATCAAACGAGGACACTGATGAAAAAGATGGGGCCATGGCCAACTTTGAACCTTCTA ATATTAATGGCATCGAGCCTGAAATCGTGGTGCCGACTGGGCCGTTTAAAAGCGTGGGCCTATCCAAAGCTGCACAAACCCACCGCCTGCGTAAACTTCGCTCTCCAGCAAAATGCCGGCAATGTGACAGTTATGTGTACTTCCAGGGAGCAGAATGTGAGGAG TGTTTCCTGGCTTGCCATAAACGCTGTTTGGAGACTCTGGCAATCCAGTGTGGACATAAGAAACTGCAGGGCCGCCTCCAGCTCTTTGGACAGGAGTTTTCTCAGGTGtccaacagcagctctgacggAATTCCTTTCATCATCAAAAAGTGCACATGTGAGATTGAAAGGAGAGCGCTTAGGATGAAG GGAATTTACCGTGTGAACGGGGTGAAAACCAGGGTGGAGAAATTGTGCCAGGCTTTTGAAAATGGCAAGGAGCTTGTGGAGCTGTCTCAATCCTCTCCACATGACATCAGCAACGTGCTCAAGCTCTACTTGAGACAg CTTCCAGAGCCCATCATGCCTTTCCGCCTGTATAACAGTCTAATGGGCCTGGCAAAGGAAAGCCTGGCCTTGGTGGGACCTGAGGGGGCAGAGGCTGGGAAAGGACCTGATCTAGTTGATCTGGGCCCAGAGACAGACCCTGAACTTCTGAAACTGGTACACAAACTAAAGGAGCTCCTCACTGAGCTGCCCAAAGCGAGCATGACCACACTGCGCTACATAGCACGCCATCTCCGCAG GATTGCTGAGCTGGAAGAGGACAATAAGATGAGCCCCAGTAATCTGGGCATTGTGTTTGGGCCATCACTGATGCGGCCCCGGCCTTCAGGGGCCACAGTGTCCCTATCTTCTCTGGTGGATTACCCTTATCAGGCCCGCATTGTGGAAACACTCATTGTGTTTTACTCCACTGTCTTCCCTTCCGAGTCAAATCGCACAAGCAGTGTCTGTACAGTCCATTTACCATCACTGCAGCAG GACAGCAGTATCGACGGGGAGGACTCGGGTACAAATGATGATGAAGCAGATCGCACTGAAGAACACGGAGGAACCGAGGCAGACAAGACAAATGAGGAACTAG AGGGCTCCATAGGCACACTGGGATCCATGGAGCCGAGTCTTGATTCTGACTCAGAGCTGGAGGAGGAAGGAGGTGGGACTGAAGAACAGCCACTCTCCCCTGTCAGTAATGAGGATCCTGAAGTAACCCCTCCCACAGCAGAGGTCCAGAATCACTCAGGTTCAGACAGCGAACCTCCTGCATTGCCTGAGAGTGAGCCTCCTGAACTCGAGAGTCCAGACGAACTACCAACGAGCTCATTCGCACAGCTCAACATCAACCAGCCTGACAATAATTAG
- the arhgap45b gene encoding rho GTPase-activating protein 45 isoform X4, translating into MFTKKRRELIKTHSVSKKSRTGNSSSHGSPAEQPRKDGSDASSSSSSASFSAAASLCSTAVEGQSCPGTPCAPHGKLVGCPSPAGTLKRPTALSRNASAAGFPIQSWVFSKGQGRAAIAHSPQSEAVEMPAVIEVEDIPPLLRAVARFAEAVEKLKDVVLEDKQENRRPLAHECLGEVLRILRQIINMYPLLNTVETLTAAGKLISQVKGFHYEVCNETDKKDFEKAIETIAVAFSNNVSELLMGEVDSSTLLSVLPTEKSKSMENLYRISGMETSHDSTELVMRAEEVDILLQRSEGGVDSALTYAKSISKYIKDLIGYVEKRISFEVEFSKGLQRLYQACKQTITQPHMPFFSIYSLALEQDLEQSSGIHQAANTLYNQTFIQPLMQRKQEHEKKRKELKEQWLKAKRKLLESEANLRRAKQVYIARCEEYEKAKMAASRAEEEGSSSTAKAVDKKKRLEEEARNKAEEAEATYRVCVADATQQQQELEHTKVTVLRQIQEVIKQSDQTLRSATISYYQIMHMQTVGLPVHYQTLCESSKLYDPGQQYATHVKELQMSEEPEVHYTFEPYCASSSQPAARVRSDSANTEAHTSSSEGTVTAGETADPAHKEEQRKARGHMTHKLWGSTVSDTDSVVGGNDLGSPTNSAGDISKIARTSSTGTISSNEDTDEKDGAMANFEPSNINGIEPEIVVPTGPFKSVGLSKAAQTHRLRKLRSPAKCRQCDSYVYFQGAECEECFLACHKRCLETLAIQCGHKKLQGRLQLFGQEFSQVSNSSSDGIPFIIKKCTCEIERRALRMKGIYRVNGVKTRVEKLCQAFENGKELVELSQSSPHDISNVLKLYLRQLPEPIMPFRLYNSLMGLAKESLALVGPEGAEAGKGPDLVDLGPETDPELLKLVHKLKELLTELPKASMTTLRYIARHLRRIAELEEDNKMSPSNLGIVFGPSLMRPRPSGATVSLSSLVDYPYQARIVETLIVFYSTVFPSESNRTSSVCTVHLPSLQQDSSIDGEDSGTNDDEADRTEEHGGTEADKTNEELEGSIGTLGSMEPSLDSDSELEEEGGGTEEQPLSPVSNEDPEVTPPTAEVQNHSGSDSEPPALPESEPPELESPDELPTSSFAQLNINQPDNN; encoded by the exons ATGTTCACCAAAAAGAGAAGAGAGCTGATAAAAACGCACTCCGTGTCAAAGAAGAGCAGGACCGGAAACTCGTCTTCTCACGGTTCGCCAGCA GAGCAGCCTCGGAAAGATGGCTCGGATGCTagttcttcctcttcatctgcGTCCTTCTCCGCCGCTGCAAGTCTTTGTTCAACCGCTGTGGAAGGCCAGAGCTGCCCGGGTACTCCGTGTGCCCCACATGGAAAACTGGTGGGTTGTCCGTCACCGGCAGGCACACTGAAGAGGCCTACAGCTCTGAGTCGCAATGCCAGCGCTGCGGGCTTCCCGATCCAGTCCTGGGTGTTCAGTAAGGGCCAAGGCCGGGCTGCTATCGCCCATAGCCCTCAGAGCGAGGCAGTGGAAATGCCGGCAGTTATCGAGGTCGAGGACATTCCCCCACTGCTGCGTGCTGTAGCTCGTTTTGCTGAGGCGGTGGAGAAACTCAAAGATGTAGTTCTGGAAG ACAAACAGGAGAACCGCCGTCCATTGGCCCACGAGTGTCTGGGCGAGGTGCTGCGGATCCTGCGTCAAATCATCAACATGTACCCGCTCCTCAACACGGTGGAGACTCTCACCGCTGCCGGGAAGCTCATCTcccaggtcaaag GCTTTCATTATGAAGTCTGCaatgaaacagataaaaagGACTTTGAGAAAGCCATCGAGACCATTGCAGTAGCTTTCAGCAACAA TGTCTCGGAGCTGTTAATGGGAGAGGTTGACAGCAGCACTCTTTTATCAGTACTGCCCACGGAGAAGAGcaag TCTATGGAGAACTTGTACAGAATCTCTGGTATGGAGACTTCACACGACTCTACTGAATTAG tgatGAGAGCTGAGGAGGTCGACATCCTTCTGCAGCGTAGTGAAGGTGGAGTTGACTCTGCACTGACCTATGCTAAGTCCATCTCCAAGTACATAAAGGACCTGATTGGCTATGTGGAGAAACGCATCTCTTTTG AGGTGGAGTTTTCCAAAGGCCTCCAAAGGCTTTATCAGGcatgcaaacaaacaatcacacaG CCACACATGCCTTTCTTCTCAATATATTCCCTGGCATTGGAGCAGGACCTGGAGCAGAGTTCAGGAATACATCAGGCTGCAAACACCCTGTACAACCAGACCTTCATACAG CCTTTGATGCAGCGAAAGCAGGAGCATGAGAAGAAACGAAAAGAGCTGAAAGAACAGTGGCTCAAAGCAAAGAGAAAGCTG TTGGAGTCCGAGGCTAACTTGCGGCGGGCTAAGCAGGTCTACATCGCCCGCTGTGAGGAATATGAGAAGGCCAAGATGGCAGCTAGCAGAGCAGAGGAGGAGGGCAGCAGCTCCACTGCCAAAGCAGTGGATAAGAAAAAGCGACTAGAGGAGGAGGCTCGTAATAAG GCTGAAGAAGCGGAGGCCACATACCGCGTGTGTGTTGCTGACgccacacagcagcagcaggagctgGAGCACACAAAGGTTACAGTGTTGAGACAGATCCAGGAGGTCATCAAGCAGAGTGACCAGACCCTCCGCTCT GCCACTATTTCCTACTATCAGATCATGCACATGCAGACAGTGGGGCTGCCTGTGCACTACCAGAcgctgtgtgagagcagtaaGCTGTACGATCCAGGACAGCAGTACGCCACCCATGTCAAAGAGCTGCAAATGAGCGAGGAACCGGAGGTCCATTACACCTTCGAGCCCTACTgtgcctccagcagcca GCCGGCAGCCAGAGTGCGCAGTGACAGCGCcaacacagaggcacacacgAGCAGCTCTGAAGGGACCGTCACAGCCGGAGAGACGGCCGATCCTGCTCATAAAGAGGAGCAGAGGAAAG CACGTGGTCACATGACTCACAAATTGTGGGGCTCCACAGTGAGTGACACAGACAGCGTTGTCGGAGGAAATGACCTTGGGTCCCCTACTAACAGTGCAG GTGACATCAGTAAAATCGCCAGAACATCGTCCACAGGAACCATTTCATCAAACGAGGACACTGATGAAAAAGATGGGGCCATGGCCAACTTTGAACCTTCTA ATATTAATGGCATCGAGCCTGAAATCGTGGTGCCGACTGGGCCGTTTAAAAGCGTGGGCCTATCCAAAGCTGCACAAACCCACCGCCTGCGTAAACTTCGCTCTCCAGCAAAATGCCGGCAATGTGACAGTTATGTGTACTTCCAGGGAGCAGAATGTGAGGAG TGTTTCCTGGCTTGCCATAAACGCTGTTTGGAGACTCTGGCAATCCAGTGTGGACATAAGAAACTGCAGGGCCGCCTCCAGCTCTTTGGACAGGAGTTTTCTCAGGTGtccaacagcagctctgacggAATTCCTTTCATCATCAAAAAGTGCACATGTGAGATTGAAAGGAGAGCGCTTAGGATGAAG GGAATTTACCGTGTGAACGGGGTGAAAACCAGGGTGGAGAAATTGTGCCAGGCTTTTGAAAATGGCAAGGAGCTTGTGGAGCTGTCTCAATCCTCTCCACATGACATCAGCAACGTGCTCAAGCTCTACTTGAGACAg CTTCCAGAGCCCATCATGCCTTTCCGCCTGTATAACAGTCTAATGGGCCTGGCAAAGGAAAGCCTGGCCTTGGTGGGACCTGAGGGGGCAGAGGCTGGGAAAGGACCTGATCTAGTTGATCTGGGCCCAGAGACAGACCCTGAACTTCTGAAACTGGTACACAAACTAAAGGAGCTCCTCACTGAGCTGCCCAAAGCGAGCATGACCACACTGCGCTACATAGCACGCCATCTCCGCAG GATTGCTGAGCTGGAAGAGGACAATAAGATGAGCCCCAGTAATCTGGGCATTGTGTTTGGGCCATCACTGATGCGGCCCCGGCCTTCAGGGGCCACAGTGTCCCTATCTTCTCTGGTGGATTACCCTTATCAGGCCCGCATTGTGGAAACACTCATTGTGTTTTACTCCACTGTCTTCCCTTCCGAGTCAAATCGCACAAGCAGTGTCTGTACAGTCCATTTACCATCACTGCAGCAG GACAGCAGTATCGACGGGGAGGACTCGGGTACAAATGATGATGAAGCAGATCGCACTGAAGAACACGGAGGAACCGAGGCAGACAAGACAAATGAGGAACTAG AGGGCTCCATAGGCACACTGGGATCCATGGAGCCGAGTCTTGATTCTGACTCAGAGCTGGAGGAGGAAGGAGGTGGGACTGAAGAACAGCCACTCTCCCCTGTCAGTAATGAGGATCCTGAAGTAACCCCTCCCACAGCAGAGGTCCAGAATCACTCAGGTTCAGACAGCGAACCTCCTGCATTGCCTGAGAGTGAGCCTCCTGAACTCGAGAGTCCAGACGAACTACCAACGAGCTCATTCGCACAGCTCAACATCAACCAGCCTGACAATAATTAG